TAGAGAATATTACAGTCCTGAGGAAGTTTATCTCAGAAATATCTGATCTTGTTTTTGTGGAGCTTAGATTTTGTCTATGCTTCCTGGTGCTTCTACAGAACTCAGTCGcactaaaaatacaaattacttTGCAAAAGAACAAACAACGCAACCAATGTTGCCTAATTCACAAATTATTCTTATGAGCCAGTTCTTTTACCAAGGAGTTGGCGGAATTGAATCAGTCTGAAACACAGAGACAGAATTCCCCATTTAAACAATTTGAACATATAGCTGAAATACACAATCAGAACTGAGATCAAGAAACCTGAAACTCTTAAATTCTAGGGCATGTTTGATCCTCTATTTTGAACAttatttattcagcaaaaaATAACTAGaccataaattaataaatcttttttttcttaatactGAATTAATGTAAATCTGTAATATGTATATAGAATCCAATTTAATGCTGATTAAAGTGTGAGTTCTGcatcaaaataacagcattcgGACACGtcaaaacattttgttaaacATCAAAATTTCATAAGGCACAAACTGGTTATCACTCCGCAGAAAGACAGTATGAGACATTTTCTATTACTCTGACCTGTATATCAGAGTGCTGGTGCATAAGGAAATAGGTCAAGGCTATGTTAGGGAACATGTTTGCAGGCAATCACAGGTTTAATGAGCCTTAACATATTGCATCTTCTCCACGCATCTCAAAACCCTCAGGGTCACGCCCATATTGGACACACAGGCATTCAAATACACAACTTATGAATTTCTCGCACTTGCAGAGGGTTGGTAGGTTCCTCTGACTTCTGGAAAGGCCAAAACAATCGCTGTACATTGTATctgcaaatattaaaaagttaagaagaattaaaatgaaacgaggcataattaaaaataatttacttttatttagtttCATTGGTACCAGCTGCTTTGATCGTGCAGACAGAAAACATTGTGCAACCAGGTGTCAGAGGACTGTCTTTCATCTGGTTTTGTTTGattcaaaatgcaattttattgCAATTCTCAGCAAAAGTGGTTATCCAGTCTGGTTTTGAGGTTTTGGAGGACGTGTTTAGAAGGGATGCACACAAGAAGTGAGATGAAATTTTACTGAcctcaacagaaaaaaaaacacagcactTTTCAATACAAACAACAGGTATAGATTTCCTCTTAGTAGAAAATTGAGTGATACAGTTTGAACCAATCCATGAGCACATTGAAATCACAGCGCCACCTTGCAGCCCAGAGGCAGCATTGCATGTCTTGATCTCAGAGAGTTcaaggtcaaaatgacagagGACAGGCTGATGTAAGCCTGTATGTGTTtgttctgtgtgtatgtgtctttTTCCAAGTTCATTCCACATAGATGTGGACAGAGAACAGAGAAAATGAAAGATTATTCAGTCCTCATGGATGTTGAAAAGCTTGGCCACCTCATTCAGATCTGTATGTTCCTCTCCATCTTTGATTATCTACAAATAAAGTCAAAACAGTAAATTAATAATCCTTATCAGAGAAACACTGAAATGAAGATGAATGGAGAAAGGGAACAATATCTCTGCTCACCTTCCTTGCGATGGGCATTCTGTTGAAGACGTTCCACAGAACGATACCGACCACCACTTTGTCCCTCAGGTAGAATATCACTcccttcccataatcctccttcTGCTGGATAAGGGGTGGAGGGGCTGTTGTTTCTGCCTTCAACGCCCCAGCAACCTCCTCTGTCTCACTCTCGGAACGGATTCCGGTGCCTGTAAACAGAGAAAAcgtgtatttttttgtttgcactCTGGTATTGATGGTACCAAGAAAGTGGGTTAgcaaatgatgatgatgatgactgaTACTTTATTAATCCTGAAGGAAATTCAAGGCATCTAGTAGCTTATTCTACAAAAGGACACAATATCAAAATAGAGCAACAgcaaacatgttagcaaatgtTTGTTTACCTGATTGTTCGGTTGCAGCTTTCGGTGTGTCCTTGGCTGTGGCTTTAGCAAACACTCCCACGGTGGGCAGACTGCTGTCCACTATACCGATGGCTTCATATCCAACATCTGGTCCAAGATCACTCCTGAAGACAGGGACATATTTTGAGTGTGAATTATGATACAGGGTTCCAACCCTTtcaccttttattttatatcaagcgcatattatatatatatatatatatatatatatatatatatatatatatatatatatatatatatatatatatggataatGTAATTGTTATCCATATGTTACCCCCCCAACCAttaaatgactgtaaaaacattgatttaaagaatgtttgtagTTCAAATAATGCGTTTTGACAAAAACaagttttataaacaaaatagatgaaaaattaaaaaaaaaataataatctcagcctttaaaccattttttaagaaaagtcaaaattatattagattatacatcatttaaaatatgattgtATATAATACTATAGGTACTTTACTATTCTACATTTTTGGAAAGCACATTAGCTTCTTATCAGTCCATCGGTTAACATTTATAACACTGCGTGTAAGCTGTGTAAAAATATGGATCGTTCTTCACATTCTTCTGAACAAAAACGGCAGACGCGTTGAATAAAAAAGCAATTTCAATCTCAGTagatgaaatatatttattattgattaaGTATATTTATTAGCAATATATTTGTTTCCCCAGCACTGCGCTTATAAACACAACTTTATAAGGCGTTATTCTTTGGAATTTTGATTAGCCAATTTTTATGTAGCTAAATACTGCGCTGTTTCATCTGGCTTTGGCAGCACATAAAGGCTAATTTTTGTAATGAGCACCATGCTACTCtaacaaaatttatttcatgtttaattcaagcacttttTCAAGGActtatgtttgtttttacatacTTTCCAGTCCTTAAATCCATGTGTCTGAAATTCAAGTACTTTCAAGAATCTTGGGAACCCTGATGCTATTAAAAACACATATTAAAAGGTGAGTTTATTGAAGATGTGTGGATACCAGAACATAGACTGATGCCAATAGGGTTTGTTGGCTCCAGTCATGTTTTCACCGGCCAGTCTGCCGCTGACCACCGCGTGATCATGATGCTCCACACGCCGGCGGCCCAGCCTGATGTCATAAAAACATGCAGCATCTCCTGCCtagaacacaaacaaagaggAACCTTAATTATCATGTCAAAATTTGTCTTTCAGAACTAGTACTGTTCCTATGAAAACTGAGCCAATCATCCCTTTCGTTCTTTAGGACCTTCTGTCTTGGTACCGTCTGCTAAATACAGACACTTTCAGTAGTGTAAGATCCTCCTCTCTTCCCTTTTGTAAGTTTTGCGAAAAAACCTCAGCCTTACATACCACCCAGATGTTGGAGCGAGCCTGGAGCTCAGCGTTAACACGGTACCCTCCGAAATCAGAGTCCACCTCCAGTCCACCTGATTTGGCAAGTTCTACACTGGGCTCCAAACCAACTGCTGCCACAATGTGGTCGGTCTTCACCtaaaacaacaagaaaaaaaaaaaaaaaaaactctattaGTGTTAATAACATGAATCATTATTATTTACCATAACACAAATATAACCATAATACACTATAATTAGCAAACAGATGATCGAGAAAAGCAGACTCACCAGTCGTCCATCCTTCAGTTTGATCTccaatttgtcatttttgtagcTCACATTTTTGACTACAGCATCCGTGATTATGTTCACACCCTCTATGAATGGTCAAAAGGTTAGCTTGGTCAACTTTTAGCTTtcaatcttttcaaaatgtctatATTTAAATGTCCAGATTCAAAATATAGGCATTTAAATCTAAAGGAAGCAATTCCTGTGCCAAACAGAACTTAGGTTTCCCAAACACGGTCATTGTTTGTTCAAAAAAGTAATCCCACTCAAAACTAATGCTAGTGGTTGAGACAGTGTTTCTATGTCAGGCTGCTCAAACAAACATCCTTTATTCAATCTCTTACCTTTCCGAACTTTCTCAGTGGTCCAGTTACTCAAGTATTCAGGTAGTACTTTTCCCATGTTACCCTTCTCTGGGAACAACTGGATCACCTCTAAACCAAGGTCAGCGGCtaaaaagagggagagagaaagaaagtgttGGCAAAAAGAAGGAGAGAGGAAAAGTCAGtagtttgtaaataaataaaaaaaacatttaaattatgctacacacacacacacacacacacatacatacatacagtgctGGACAGATTACTTACCAATTGAAGTCAGTTATTGATTTCAAATTACATGGCCAAACTTGTAATTAATAATGTGATCTATTACATGACACATTCTaggtaatataatataatttgactactttttgattacttttgaacTGATTTATCatattgatttgaataggacaatcttgtaacatttatatacaaatacaaagagaaaagacaatATATTCCAtctttatcaacaacatgatATACACTAAACATTAGGGTTACATCAGGGTTTTCCCAAACTGAGGTTTGTTAAGGAACTGCAGGGGGTTTATAAGCTGATAAAGCCAgtaattaatttaatcataattttacaataaaaacaattgataattaataataattaaaatgtgttgGTCAGGAGCTGATTAGATTTGCAGTGTTAAGGAAATACTCCTGTGGTCAAATGCTATGTGGCCTCTCCATTTTACATAATTATACCTGACTAGAGGCTGGTCTGTGTGTGAAATTCAACAACATCCTAACTCCTTTCTAAAAAATTatagcttttataaaattataaatgtggtatgctttttagaaagaaaaatgtaaaagattaaTTGAGGACAATCAATTATTAACAATATACTGCTATTGCGtgaataatatttaatcaataaaaaagcaaCTGTAATCTGATCAagagcatattaaaacataatatagtCTAATTAAAATTACttcatttttggaatctgattatgtaatacagattacatataatcagttactacccaggaCTGCATATGCATACACATGCatacgcatacacacacacacgcacacactttatatatagagtaaggttttttttttttttttttttacaatcaacACTTTTAGccatatttttttcccatttaaagtgacagctgaGGGTTTGGACTCACATCTGCGACCCATGGCACATGCTAGCTCGCTACCGAGAAAACCTCCGCCGATGATGGTAATGGACTTAACCTCTCTGGAGATCTTCTCTAGAGATCTAAAGTCTTCAATCTACCAAAAAGAACACATGAAGGTTAAACTCTGGAACAAATAGATATATAAAGACAGGATTCCTATACATTTTGACCATCAAATTTTCATTAGCTTTCTAGTTATTACATGTTTTTAGGATTTACAGGATAAAAgggggaagaagaagaagaagaattatAAATTTTTACACTTGAACATAACTTTGTTTATTATAGAActtaacattaattatttttccCACAAATTGAAATTCCTTGCTATTTTCCAGGTTTTCTTGGACTGTAGGAACAAGTCAATTGACTAATATTGAACTCAACATGAAACGGCATTCACAACCCATTAATGTGCATAATGTAAACTGTTAGATTGTAATAAGATattcagcaagaaaaaaaattgcgcAGGACATGATTTTATCCATCATCTGAAAAGGAAAGTTTTTAAGTGTCTGAGTGATGCATTGCATGTtgataaagataaaaaatttTCCTTTAGAATAACATGTATTGATGAATTGTGCACTGTAAGACCAGGAACATGTATTTAGAATTTAAATGggatcaattttgatttcatgtcaaCACAGACATATTAATTAAGTATTTGATTTGAACACTACTGCTTCACTCTGCTCAAAAAATGTGCAGCAGACATACTTTCCTAAAGAGCGTCGTCCTCTTTATCACCTCCTCTCCTGCCCTGTCAATCACTTGCAGGTTCCTAGGCACCCCACctaatacacaaatatatacatttacagGACAGTCAGCAATAGATTTTACACCCCTGCATATGTGTTCATgtgtatattatgtgttttaccTGTGGCAATCAAGCACTTTTCATAGGAGATCTCTGCACCATCACttagtttgactttattttctcTGACATCCATGTGTACCACCTACACCAtaggtacaaacacacacatacacaaggtTACGATGAGGACAACTCAACTGCACACACTTGAATCCATAAAACATTTCCTCCTCTTCTGTGACCTCAGCATTTTTCAGACTTGCTCAAGTGAACATAATTAAGAGTGCAACTCCACAGCAACATGAGATACTGATGTCAGAGTTTCTCACCTTACGGCCAGTAAGCACAGCCACACCCCCATTCTCCACTTTAGCAAGATCCGCGGGACTGACATAGAACGAGGGAGGCTGGAAGTAAATactaaaacaaacagaaataaattaatatcacAATTTCTGCAAACAGTCTGAACAAAAAATCCAGAATTCTGATACAATTTTGACACTTTGACAACAAAACCAGTGTATCAGTGTTAGGTCTGGTTTAAGTGGTCTGGAACACTCTTGTCACACACCTCCTCTCTTTGCCGTTCCATTGTTTGAAGCGCAGTGTTTCGGTGACCTTGGGGTCATCGGAGAACCAGAGCTCTTTAGAGAGAGGGGGTCTCATGTAGGGAAGGTCAGACTCCTCCGTTACAATCAACACCTGtgtaacaaacacacacaatccgCACACACACTTTAATAACTAGATATGTTTTGCATATGGGATTCAAGCAAGGGCACAATCTGtggttaatttatttgtttatttttttaaattggaaaaaaagaaaaaagacttcACAATAGTATTTTAGGGCTCTTAGAATTTATGTAAACTTGTGCACCGA
This Ctenopharyngodon idella isolate HZGC_01 chromosome 5, HZGC01, whole genome shotgun sequence DNA region includes the following protein-coding sequences:
- the aifm1 gene encoding apoptosis-inducing factor 1, mitochondrial isoform X1 — protein: MFKCKTVWNKLAPLARASSTLCLQNARKSVLRHGRRLDMVQKAQMSSGPAGGSGENTLYYILVGATCLGAGVYAYRTVSGDKERYNERMIELASRPKQEPKAAEAVGEVVAESKEDAAAPLESIPEPSPEPVISEPVAEEPTPTEPPVEEPLVTEAIVKSTETEAVAEAPITEPFVEEPITEAIVEAPVTEPVEASVAESVIEVPVTEPVAEALAVTQSEEPLAPVVESETEPTPVIIAEHVPEASSVSESAADPEPDSAAVPFEPTAAQLDVPEHAPYLLIGGGTASFAAARSIRARDPGARVLIVTEESDLPYMRPPLSKELWFSDDPKVTETLRFKQWNGKERSIYFQPPSFYVSPADLAKVENGGVAVLTGRKVVHMDVRENKVKLSDGAEISYEKCLIATGGVPRNLQVIDRAGEEVIKRTTLFRKIEDFRSLEKISREVKSITIIGGGFLGSELACAMGRRSADLGLEVIQLFPEKGNMGKVLPEYLSNWTTEKVRKEGVNIITDAVVKNVSYKNDKLEIKLKDGRLVKTDHIVAAVGLEPSVELAKSGGLEVDSDFGGYRVNAELQARSNIWVAGDAACFYDIRLGRRRVEHHDHAVVSGRLAGENMTGANKPYWHQSMFWSDLGPDVGYEAIGIVDSSLPTVGVFAKATAKDTPKAATEQSGTGIRSESETEEVAGALKAETTAPPPLIQQKEDYGKGVIFYLRDKVVVGIVLWNVFNRMPIARKIIKDGEEHTDLNEVAKLFNIHED
- the aifm1 gene encoding apoptosis-inducing factor 1, mitochondrial isoform X2, which gives rise to MFKCKTVWNKLAPLARASSTLCLQNARKSVLRHGRRLDMVQKAQMSSGPAGGSGENTLYYILVGATCLGAGVYAYRTVSGDKERYNERMIELASRPKQEPKAAEAVGEVVAESKEAADPEPDSAAVPFEPTAAQLDVPEHAPYLLIGGGTASFAAARSIRARDPGARVLIVTEESDLPYMRPPLSKELWFSDDPKVTETLRFKQWNGKERSIYFQPPSFYVSPADLAKVENGGVAVLTGRKVVHMDVRENKVKLSDGAEISYEKCLIATGGVPRNLQVIDRAGEEVIKRTTLFRKIEDFRSLEKISREVKSITIIGGGFLGSELACAMGRRSADLGLEVIQLFPEKGNMGKVLPEYLSNWTTEKVRKEGVNIITDAVVKNVSYKNDKLEIKLKDGRLVKTDHIVAAVGLEPSVELAKSGGLEVDSDFGGYRVNAELQARSNIWVAGDAACFYDIRLGRRRVEHHDHAVVSGRLAGENMTGANKPYWHQSMFWSDLGPDVGYEAIGIVDSSLPTVGVFAKATAKDTPKAATEQSGTGIRSESETEEVAGALKAETTAPPPLIQQKEDYGKGVIFYLRDKVVVGIVLWNVFNRMPIARKIIKDGEEHTDLNEVAKLFNIHED